The DNA sequence TTGCTCGTTATTAAGCCCATCAAGAAAACTGTTTGACTGTTGATTCATCTTATTAGTTTGATTTTTATTGGGGAATGAGATTTATTCCTACCCATAGTTCATTTATTCATACTTGGCATGAATTACTTTGAGCCATCCATTTGATTTATAAGACTTTGAAGTGTATTATCTAACTCTTTTAGTTCAGCATGGTTGCTTAATGTGGAATCAATTTTTTTCTGAGGCATATGAAGTTTTTGTGAAATAGTTGTTATTTCTTTTCTAAGTCTATTTCTATAGCTTTTAAGGGCCTCAATAGATTGATGGAGTTCTTCTCTAGTCGGTTCAGGCATGGCTTACGTAACTTATTTCTGAGGCTAACTCAAAAACATGAAGAGTCCCTGATTGTTAGTTTTTTTTAGGTTGATCCTCTATTGATGTCTTCTACTCACTGTGATTTGAATTACTTCTTTCGGTTACGAAGCATTGCGGACTGAACTTTGTATTCAATCAGGAGTCACTGTAAGAGTTAGGTTGATTGACGGTGCTTTTCCTTACGGATCATTAGCACTTTGATCACATAACTGTCCAGGATTTAGAAATCCAGATGCTTGATGCATTTTCTCGTGCTGTTGTAAGTGCTGATTCCAAAGGAACTCCCATTGGTACTGCTGAGCTTGCTTCTCTACGAAAATACGTAACTGATGCAAATAAGCGTATTGACGCTACTCTTGCAATTACTCAAAACGTATCTTGCATTGCTGCAGATGCAGTATCTGGAATGGTTTGTGAAAATACAGGATTAACCCAGCCTGGCGGCAATTGCTACCCAACACGTCGGATGGCGGCTTGCTTGAGAGATGGAGAGATAATTTTGAGATATGTCAGCTATGCGCTTCTTGCAGGTGACGCTTCAGTCTTGGACGATAGATGCATAAATGGTCTAAAAGAAACTTATATTGCTTTAGGAGTTCCTATAGCTAATGCAATTAGGGCAATAGAGATTATGAAAATTGCGACTATTGCAATAATGACTGAAACTAATACTGGAAGAAAAATGTTTGAGGGTATTAATTCAGGTTCAGGTGCACAATGCAAAGATATTGCTGCAGAGGCTGCAACATATTTCGATAGAGTTATAAATGCTCTTAGTTAATTTTTTTCGTGATTTATTCAACCTTCTTTTAAAGGAATAGGCAATGAAATCAGCAGTAACAACAGTAATCACTTCAGCTGATGCTTCAGGTAGGTTCCCTACTATTAGTGATTTGGAATCAGTAAAGGGCTCGTTTGACAGAGCACCTGCTCGATTAGAGGCTGCTGAGAAGTTAGCAGTATATATAGACAAATTTACAGCTGATGCTTTAGATGAGGTTTATGGTAAAGGGGGTTATGAGCAGGCAAATAAAGATAAATGTGCCAGAGATATCCATCATTATCTACGTTTAATAAATTATTGCCTGGTTACAGGAGGTACTGGCCCATTAGACGAATGGGGTATAGCTGGAATGCGAGAAGTGATTAGGGCCCAGTTGCTGCCAACTGCTGCATATATTGAGGCATTTATCTTTATTCGTGACTCCATAGATGTACCCGGACAAATGGGTCAGCAAGCAGCAACTGAATTTAAGGCCTTGCTTGATTACTTGATTAATGCACTTGCGTAAAAATCTAAGATAACTTGAATTACCTTTAGCTGAAGATTTACTTATATTAGTTAATTTTGATCATGCAAGATTCTTTAAACAATAGGCCTAAATTAGAAACTTTATTATCTGACTTTTTACACCCTAACCCTAACATTAATAAAGATGCTTATATTGATATGCAAGAATATTGGCCAGAAGAATCAATACAATATTTGAAATCTAATCTCGATAGCGATGATGTTGAACTAAGAAGAAAATCTGTAAAGGCTCTTTCTTATTTTGGTACACCTATTATTCCCACCATTTTGGAATTGTATATTTCTAATTCAAGCTTAAGATTCCGGGTTGGTTGTCTCAAAGTCCTAGTAATCTTAGCAGCAAATAATAATATGGATAATTTCTATAAGGATATGCAGGGTGTTATTGAGATGGCTATTAATGATGATTCAGTAGAGTTAACACTAGCAATTATTTCTCTTTTAAGACAGCTAGGGCAGATAGCTTGCCCTATTCTTATGCGATTATCAGTAGACAAGAATATCCTTAGAGCTAAAGCTGCAATAACGGCTTTGGGTGAAATTTCTGATGCAAGATCTGAGAAACTTTTAAAACAACTTTCCAATAACAAAGAATTAGATTGTATTTTAAGAGAAAGTGCCTTAGAAGCTTTACGTTATAAATAGGGTCATAGTAATCAAATACAAGATTTATCTCTTAGATTTAATCCGTTAACATTTTTATTGTAAGATTTATAATACTAATTACATTTAAATTACTTTCTATATCTAGCCTTTCTTTTAAGCTTTCGATTTGATCTTTAGCGTTAAGCTTCATTAATGCTAGAGCCGCTTGCTTTCTTATCTCTATGTCATCACTATCTAATTTGGTAGTTATTAATCTAGTGTCCCAATCATATTCTTGTAAAATACCTATTAGATTTATTGCTTCAATTTGTACTTCATTAGAACAGTCGTTCAACGCATTGATGACAAGCGATTTTGCTTCGTCATCATTCAATGATTGAATTTGATCTCCAAGAGCAGCTATGGCTGAAGCTCTGACGATTGATTGCTTTGACTTTGCTGCTTTTTTAAGACTTTTAGCTCCTTCTGCGCCTATAAAAGCCAGCCCCCATTTAGCAAGACCACATTGGATTGATGTTGATAGAGGATTTTCTAGGACCGGTAAAAGATATTGAACTCCTTTCTCTCCAAAAATAGCAATTGCTCCTGCTGAAGAACCTTGAACTACTAGATCGGCATCAGTTAATAGTGCTTTTAGAAGATCTGGCAAGGCATCTGGATCGCCTACTAGTTTAAGAGTTTTTGCTGCGGCTCTTCTCACAGTTACATTTTGACTATTGAGCAAAGCATGACGAAGTTCTGGGGTTGCTTTCTTGCCTATTAAACCAAGGCTTTCTGAGAATGTTCTTCTTAGAAGTCCGCGTTTATCTGCAAGACCTGCAATCAGTTGTTTGATTTGCTCTTGATTACCTTCGGGACGATCTCCATTTTTAAGTTTGATCGTTAACTCGTTGGCAAGAGTGGTAGCTTCATCTTCAGTTAAGGAGTAATTCACCTCGTCACTTGAGCCTCCCAAGCTTTCTTCCAAGAGCTTTTATAATTAATTTTTATTATGGATGTATATCAACTCAACAGCTATCTTTGTGAACAAGATCACAGCCTTGATGCAATTAATAGATTAGCTTTCTGTTAATTAGTTTCATCACCATGTATCAATTTTGATTTGATTATTATGACTTTCAAACACTTGATTGATAGATGAATATTGCTTCACTGGACAATTTACCTCCTCTAACCAAGCAGGAAGCCTTAAATATTTTGGCAACCCCTCTAAATGACCTGAAATTGGGAAGCGATTATTATAAAGCTGTTTTTCATTTGGCTAAATATCCTTGTAAAGAAACAGAAGAAGCCCTTTTGGCCTTGCTATATAAAGAATCTTTTGAGCAACCAATTCAAATAGCTCAGAGAAAAGCTATTGAGATACTTGCTCATTTAGATTGTCGTCGAGCAATTCCTGTGATTGGCAATTTACTTACAAGTGATGATCCATATATTGTTGAAAATTCTGCATGGGCATTAAATAAACTTGGCTGTAATGAAAAGGTTCTGCATAGTTATATTGGTACCTTATTAACCCAACCTAATCAAAACCGAAGGATCTTAGTTCAATCTCTATCAGGGATGTTGGCTAGGTCTGAGTTGTCAAAAATAAGAGATTTATTCAACTCAGATCCACTTTCTCCTGGTGTAAAAGGTGCTTGTATTGCTGCTATTTTTAGATTAACAGGTGAAAGTTCTGAAGTAAGCCAATTAGGTAAATATCTTGAACTGCCTAACCAGAATGATCGCCAATCAGCTGTGCAAGATATTATCGATGCTAATGCTAGTAGCCTTTTGGGAAAAGTAGTAAGCACGCCAATCTCGCCTTTCTTTAAATTAAGAGCAATAGATCATCTATGGTCTAAGAAACTTGATAATAATGATAATAAAGAACTTTTTAATATAATAGAAACAACATTAATAGATGATCCTAATAAGCTTGCACTTGTGAAGAGTTCTAATCATCAAGAAGATATAGATTCTTGTATAAAGAAATTGTTTAATACTGATTTTAATGTTGGTTACATAGCCTTAAAAATTCTTCTGGGGAAAAAACTATCTAATGTATTCCCTCACTTGATTAATTCATGGGATAAAATAACTAAAGATTATGGTGCTATTTACTTTTTAACTATTCTTTTTAGAAAAATAGAAGGTTTGGATCAGTCTCAAACTAATCTAGTAATAGAGTTCTTATTTTCTTGTCTTAGCAATGATTGGCCCTTATTTATGAAATTTAGATCTTCTGCAATTATATCTTTAATGAAGATAGATCCAAGTATTTGTAAAGGTCATATATCTCAATGGTTAGATGTAAACTTAAATCCATATTGGCCTTGTAGATATTCAACATTAATGTGCATGGATGAGCTCTTGGGACCACTAGAATTATATCCATTTATTGGAGACTTGAAAAATAAATTCAATGATAATAATAGGTTTGTGAGTGCCAAAGCTAAAGATATTTTCTACAGGCTATAATTTCAATTCTATGCTTATTGAAAAAAATATTTATTCTTCAACTCTTAGGAATTCATATGGACCATTCTCAGAACCCCAGACTTTTTTATCTGTTTGAACATCATATCCTTCGTCTATACTTACCCATTTTTTTTTATTTATTTCTACTTTGCTTAATAGATAAGTCTCTTGGCCCTCTCTATTGATAAAACAAGTTTTTCCAGGTCTTAAGCTGCCCCTATAATGTCCTTTCTTAGGCTCAATAAAATGCATTTCACATCCAAATCTAGGTATTAGATCATCTCTATTAATGTAATTAATAAGCTCAAGGTTAAATCCTGCACCAGCAACCCTCTTATGGTTTTTAAGATTATAAGTTTCAAGTATAATCAATCCTTTTTTTATATTGATCTTTTGGACAGCTTGCCTATAAGGTGACCATGGTGAATGGTCATAACTCTGCTCAGAGTAAAAGCTTAAAGAGTCAAATAATTTAAATTCTAGTGGTCTGACAAAGATATTTATATGTGCAAAATCTTTTGGATATTTGTTTGCTTGTTGTTTATTAGTAAAGTGTCCTGAGAATATCTTGGCAAAACTTTTTGCAGTAGTTTCCTCAGAATAGTCCAAATTAATTATGGATTACCTCTTAACTTTACTTCGGAAGAAAATGAAGTTTGTAGTATTGCTGATGAATCTTTTGAGCGTACAACAGATGAGCGACATCTTACACTATTAGATATAAACCAAATCCGTTCTTCTGCTGTTGATTGATTATACTGAGTAGAAAGAATCATCGTTCCGTCTTCTAGAAATTTAAAATATGAAATGGCTCTGACTTTTTCGGTATAACCAATACTGCGAATAATAATACCATTTTTACTTCTTCTTAATATTGGAATAAGAATGCTACTACCTTTCATATCTTTTTGTTCTGAATCTTCCTCCCAGTTGCTTTCTGCTTGCCATTCTATTTGAAAAGGTTGTACCATCTCTTCTTTCTTATAAATACTATCTTCTATAAGCTCTTGTATATTTGAATCATTAATATCTAGCGGTTTAATTATAATTTTGCTTATTATTTCTTCGAATTGTTTAAAGGCTAGAGAATGACTGCTTCTCATTGCCTTCCATTCACCCAAGCTTTGAGCAACAAATTGCTCAATGTTCATTTTGAGTTTGAAGGGGCTCTTCACTACTAGAGTCGATTCCTTTATCAGTTGTTCCTTTCTGTATCATCCTTACCATAGAGTCCACCATCATAGACATGGCCATTGGCACTTTTTTCCCAGAGGGTGTATCTGCAGACTGGTCACCAGGTTTTTCGTTGGAAGTAGGGCGGTTTATAGCCATTCTTCTATTGGTTACTTATTCCATAAATTACGTTATCACTTCTAGCAAAGCCTTTTGCATATAGAGCTGTATTTATAAAACTTGATGTCTGAGCTCCTATAGGTGAATCCCAGAATCTTTGGTAAGGAACTAAATCTTCTCCAAAAAACTCTTCATACTCTAAAGAATCTACTAGGGAATCTACATGGGCTTCATACCCCTCTGAATGGATTAACTCTATGTTGCTTATAAGCTCATGGCTGTTGAATAATGGCCTTCCAAGTAAATGTTTGAAACTTAGCTGTATGCATTTTTTTTGGCTAACTCTATCGAAATAGTTGTTTCGATAAAAAGTAGATTTTGCTAGGCTTCTAATGAACTCTCTGATAGGAATATCTCCATTCCTTAGCCTTCTTTCAATATCTATTGGTCTTTGACTCTCCATAGGATATAAATTTCCAAATACTTGACGATAAGAAGATTGTATTGCTTCCTCAAGCGAGATGTCATCATAAGGTAAGTATTCTTTGAAGGTAAATACTTGGTGATAATTATGGTTATACTTTTTGCCAATTGGCTTCTTTTGTAATAGATATTTCTCTCTTTTAAAAACTCTTGTAAAATGATTTTCTGGGTATTTTACGTCTTGCTCAAGCTTGGAATTGATATTTGAGGTGAACTTTTCTTGTTGTCCAGGCATGCAAGCACTCTTTGAGTGCATAAAATAAGTTGTTTGATTGCTACCAGAAACTCTAGTTTTGCCATACCCTACGGGTTTATTGTTGTTGATTTCTGAGAGTATATTCTCAAGTTCATTTTTGCTAATAAGAACCATTTAATTTTCCTATTGGTTGGTTTTTAATTGACTAATTATCAAGTTCTGCCATAAGTATATCTTCCATCTTAGCTGATGTTTCTTGCTTGAACTTGTTAACACTAACATTATTAAGTATTAAAACTGCAATTATAGTTATAATTATTTCAAGACTAAATACAAACGAGAATGCAAGCAAAGGATTATTAGGACCACTTATAACCCTCCCGATGTCTAAAAGCCCTCCTCCTAGTAGTTTCCCCATTGCTCTTGATAATGCTTGAGCTAGGCCCCAAACCCCTACAAAAGTACCTGCAACCTCTGGAAGAGTTAGATCTAGCATTAAAGAAAGAGCACTATTAGTAGCTATTCCTGCGGCTAATCCAAAGATTAATAACACTCCAAAAAGTAAGTTTTCATCTTTTGTATAGCCACTTATAATGATTAATATTAAAGAGGTAGTAATCATCCAGCATCCAATTTTAGCAGCTTTAAACTTGCCAATCCGGGGTGTAATCCATAAACCTGCAATTAGAAGTCCTATTAAAGTTCCAATTCCCCAATATGCATTCAATAATGTTGTCTTTGAGATAGGCAGGTTAAATACCTCTGCGCCAAAACTTTCAAGAATTGGGTCTTGCAGGAAAAGCCCTAATGTATAAAGTATCAGGAAGCTGAAAAATATAAATATTTGATTGCTAGATCGTATTAAATTCCAGGCAGGTTTTAAACCTATTTCTTGCCTTTGCTTTCTTTCTTTTGACTTAAATTTATTACTCTTTGGCTCAATACCAAGACAAGAAAATATAGATATAGTAAAAATAATTAAACTCACTCTTAGCATAAATTTTTGGAGAGTTGGTTGAAGTAGTAAAGGATCAGTTATTCCATCTAGTCCCTTAGTCGTTATTGAAATTGCAATTGCTCCCACAACAATTCCTATTGTTAGCATGCACCATATTATTCCTACTACTTTAGGCCTTTCTTTCTCAGTAGTTAGATCAATAACTAACGCTAGATAAGGAGTAGTAGCCATAGATATAGCTAGACCATATAAAGCAAATAATGTACATAGACCAATAGCACTTGATGCAATAGCAATGAAAGAACCTGAGGCTAATGCCTCTTCAGTAATAAATATTATTGGGATAGATAGTACAGCTAATATGCAAAATGCAGCTGACCCTAGATATATATATGGAGTTCTTTTTCTCTCTCTAATTGGCCAATTGTCTGATAGGTTCCCAAATAAAACTCTTGAAGGTGCTACCAATTGCTCAAAAGCAAGCCCTCCTCCTACAAGAATTGCTGGAAATGCAAGCTCTGAGATCATGATTCTGTTAAGCATCCCAGCAAAGATGACAGCCAGGCAGCCTAAGCACCCTTGGAATAAGCTAAGTCTCGCGAGACCTAAGGGAGTTAATTGATTCGAGTTTTTCAAAATAAGCTCTTTATTATTGAATGATCTCATCTAAAGAGATTAATATTTCTATAATTAATTTTTTGGAATTTCCTTTTTACATAATGTCTTTATTCATTCGGGTGCTCCAATGAGTGGATCTAAATCTCCAGCGACGATTAAAAATATTTGTTGTATAGGTGCAGGGTATGTTGGTGGACCCACAATGGCTGTTATTGCTGACAGGTGTCCTTCTATACAGGTGAAAGTTGTAGACATTAATCAGTCAAGAATTAACGCATGGAATAGTTCCGACTTAACTAAATTGCCAGTTTATGAACCAGGCTTGGATTTGGTTATCAACCGTGCAAGACATAGAAATCTGCATTTTTCTATAGAGGTAGAAAAGGCAATCTCAGAAGCTGATATGGTTTTCATATCGGTGAATACTCCAACAAAGACTAAGGGATTAGGCGCCGGTAAAGCGAGTGATCTCAAGTGGGTAGAAGCCTGTGCTCGCCAAGTCGCAAATTTTGCAAAAGGACATACCATTGTCGTAGAAAAAAGTACTTTGCCAGTTAGAACTGCCGAAGTAATTAAAACAATTTTGGAGGCTGCTCAGTCGTCCTTAGACCGAGATTTGAATTCTCCTACTTTTGAAGTTTTATCCAACCCTGAATTCTTGGCTGAAGGAAGTGCGATTCATGATCTGGAAGAGCCTGATCGAGTCCTTATAGGAGGTGAAAACTCTCAAGCAATTAATTCTTTGGCATGGATTTATCAGCATTGGGTTCCTGAAGAAAAGATTTTAAGAACAAATGTCTGGAGTAGTGAATTGGCTAAGCTCACCGCTAATGCATTTTTGGCTCAGAGAATAAGTTCAATAAATTCAATTGGCGCTTTATGTGAGGCCACTGGAGCAGATGTAAGAGAGGTTGCGCGCGCGATTGGAACTGATAGCCGAATTGGCTCAAAGTTTCTTGATGCAGGTCCTGGTTTTGGAGGCAGTTGCTTTAAAAAAGATATTCTTAATCTTGTTTATTTATCACGCTACTTTGGCTTACCTGAAGTGGCTGATTTTTGGGAGGGAGTGGTAGATCTAAATACTTGGCATCAACATAGAATCTCAAGATTAGTGGTCAAGAAGCTTTTTGGCACTTTGTCCGGGAAAAGGGTGGCAATGCTTGGCTTCGCCTTTAAGGCAAATACTAATGACACTAGGGAATCTTCGGCTATTAACATCGCAAAGGATTTGTTAGATGAAGGCGCTCAGCTATCAATTCATGATCCAAAGGTAGACCCAAAGCAAATAGCTGTTGACTTGGACTTACCAGAAAGCAAGTCTTTTGTTTCTAAGGAATTTGGCTCTAATGAAAAATTAGGAGAAGGTATTTGGTGCTTTGCGAAAGATATTGCCGATGCTTGTAGTTTTGCAGATGCAGTTTTGATTCTTACTGAGTGGCACCAATATTCTCAGATTGACTGGGTTGAGATTTCTAAAAAGATGAGAAATCCTGCATGGGTTTTTGATGCAAGGTCAATTGTAGATTCAGAAAAAGTATTCGATGCAGGTCTGCAATTTTGGCGAGTAGGAGATGGATCGGAAAGGATAAGTAATTAGTAGTTATTGAAGGTCAAGAAGCCGAATACGGAATTTGGCTACTTTAATTGCTTCTTTTGATGAATTTATTATGAATGGATGATCCTTTATCATTTCAAGGGTTTTTCTTATCTTTTCTTCTTTATCAAGAAGATTTTGTTTTGATAACTCTTTGCTTTTCCATGCCTCGTCAAATGCCATAGAAAAGCTGTCAGCATTATTGTAAAGATTATTTTTATGTTCCATTGTTAATCTTCTAATTGACTAAGAGCCTTTGTATTTATGGAATATAACTTTAATTCTGATTGAATTCAATAGAAAAATCTACACACATAGTTGTGCTCATTTTGAAATGCCAGGACCCAGATTTGAACTGGGGACACGGCGATTTTCAGTCGCCTGCTCTACCAACTGAGCTATCCCGGCTTATCGCCAATGCGATTTGTTGATTTTATATCAGCGCTAAATACGACCTTACTAGGCTGTTGCTCTTCTGGGCTAAAAAGCCTCATAAGGATTTATGAATTGATTGCATCGCTAATAGAGCTACCCCTTCTGCAGGCTGCTTTTTGGAAGAAAGTATGGGGATTCCAATTATTCTTTCCCTTATACGACGCCATTGAGGATTGCGTGCTCCGCCACCAATAGTAATTATTCTTTGAGGCGCTTTAATACCGAGTTTTTCAAACTTATTCCATCCTTGGGCTTCTATACGGGCAATGCTTTCGAGGAGTCCATGGAGATATAGAGAGTCACTCGTTGGCCTAGGCCCAAGAATTGGTTCTAGGTCAGGGTCGTTAACTGGGAATCGCTCTCCTTTTATCATAAGAGGCATTAGCTTTAAACCACTATCTATTTCTGGATTTATCTGTCTACTCAGCTCTATCAGATCTTCATCAGAAAAGAATCTTCTTAAAACAGCTGCACCTGTATTAGATGCACCCCCTGAAAGCCATTGACCCCCAACCAAATGGTTAGTAATACCATGACTTCTAATAGGCCCATTTACAAATCTTTTAATTACTAATGTACTTCCTAAAACTGTTACGCCATCAGTTGATGATGGATTTACAGCAAGAACAGCTGCATTTGAATCTGTTGTTCCTGCAAATACTTTAAGATTCCTAGGAAGATCTAATCTTTTAGAAATAGATGATGAAACTGTACCAAATAAATTCCCGCTAGAAATTATTTTTGGGAGACAATTACGCCACTCTAAATTTTGAACATCTTTAAGCCATGTTTTACTTAGGAGATTCCAGCCAAGTTTAATGTTATTTCCTTCTTCCCCTAAATCCCAATTATTTAACAACCAACCAGTAATCCAGTCGGCCTGATGCCTTAGTAATATATCGCATCCATACTTATTAGTTAAATATAATGCTTTTCTAATGCTACTATATCTTTCTAGAGAGCTATTTTTTATAGTGCTTAGTTTTAATATTCCCTTTGTTTCATCTATACAATTACTATGATAAGGAACTGCTTTGCTAATAGGATCCCCTTGAAAATCACATGCTATTATCGTTCCTGAAGTTCCATCTACAGAGCAGGCAACTAGATTAGATTTGAATGATTTTGGTATTTCTCTAATTAGTTTTTCACAAGAATTAATCCAATCATGATAATCTTCTAGGTTATTTTCATAATTTACTGATGAAGTATAAATTAGGTCTTTATTTCTATTGACTATTGCAATGCGAACACCACTAGTACCAAGGTCTATTCCTAGCGCTAAGGGAAGACTTCCCATTGATACAGGTTTTAATTGTGTAATGCAATTAGTTCTTTTGCTTTCTCATCTACTTTCTCCCAAGGTAAGTTAAGATCCGGACGCCCAAAATGCCCATAAGCTGCAGTATCTCTATAGAACCGACCAGATCTCTTGCTGGGTAGGTTCTTTAGATTGAATTGCTCAATAATTGCTCCTGGACGTAGATCAAAATGTTTTTTAACTACTTTAGTTAGCTCTTGATTTGACATCTTCCCACTGCCATATGCTTCTACCAGTATTGAGACTGGATTGGCCACTCCTATTGCGTAACTAAGTTGAACTTCTACTCGCTTTGCAAGCTTTGCAGCAACAATTGACTTGGCAACAAACCTTGCTGCATAAGCGGCCGATCGATCTACTTTTGTAGGGTCCTTCCCTGAGAATGCACCTCCACCATGCCTTGCATAACCTCCGTAGGTATCGACAATAATTTTCCTGCCAGTCAGGCCAGCATCTCCTTGGGGACCTCCAACTACAAACTTTCCTGTGGGATTAACTAGAAATCGAGTTTTTTCTTGATTAGGCTGTAATTTCAGGTCGCTAGTAGCAGGTTTGACAACGTATTCCCAAAGGTCTTTAGTTATACGTTCTCTGATGTCTGCCTCACTTGAAAGATCATCAATCTCCGATGTGTGTTGAGTAGAAATAACAATAGTGTCTATTGCTATTGGTTCATTGTTCTCATAAATAACGCTGACTTGGGTTTTCCCGTCAGGCAGTAAATACTTAAGGGTCCCTTGGTGCCGAATTTTCGCAAGTTGCCTAGCAAGTCTATGAGCAAGGCTTATAGGTAAAGGCATTAGCTCAGGTGTCTCGTTGCAGGCATAGCCAAACATTATCCCTTGGTCACCAGCTCCAATTTTGTCAAAGGGGTCATCAGTATGATCTTCAGCTGTATCAACACCTTTTGCAATGTCAGGTGATTGTTTATCAAGTGCTACTAATACAGCACAACTGTTTGCATCAAAGCCTCCTGCTTGAGCATCTTTATAGCCAATCTCTTTTATTACGCTCCTTACAAGATTAATGAAGTCAACTTCTGCTGTAGAAGTTACTTCCCCTGTAATAAGGCATAAACCAGTATTAACAACAGCTTCACACGCAACTCTGCTATGTGGATCTTGAGTTAGTAATGCATCTAGAACTGCATCACTTATTTGATCGCAAATTTTGTCAGGATGCCCTTCAGTAACTGACTCAGATGTAAATACAAATTGGCTCATTGACTATCAAGCGTGATTGCCCAGGTTGAAAGTTTAAGATTTTACTGAATATTTAATTCATCCCAATGATGAATTAGATGGTCATGTTCATATAGCAAAGGTTGGCTTGTCCATCCAGCTGTGTATCCAAGAACAATTTTTATATTACTTTTTCTGGCCATTAAAAGATCACTATCAGCATCACCAATGAGCGCACATTCTGAACTCTTAGCTTCCAGTGTTTTGCAAAGTCCTATAGCTGCGTCTGGTGAGGGTTTAGGAGGATAGTGCTCTGCACTCCAAAAACTGTCGAAAACTTCTTCAAGGTTATTAATTCTGAGAAACTTGCTAATCCCTTCTTTGGTGTCATTGCTAATTAAACCTAAGTATATACCTGAGCTTTTTAAGCTTTGAAGAAGTTTTTCTGCTCCTGGCAATAGTTGACTGGCATGTGAAGGCTTACTTGAGCTATCAAGAATGTTATCTACCGCTAAGAAAACTTGATTTGCTAATAAAAGAGACTTTGGCCAACTTTCTCCCAAAAT is a window from the Prochlorococcus marinus str. MIT 9211 genome containing:
- a CDS encoding FGGY-family carbohydrate kinase; amino-acid sequence: MGSLPLALGIDLGTSGVRIAIVNRNKDLIYTSSVNYENNLEDYHDWINSCEKLIREIPKSFKSNLVACSVDGTSGTIIACDFQGDPISKAVPYHSNCIDETKGILKLSTIKNSSLERYSSIRKALYLTNKYGCDILLRHQADWITGWLLNNWDLGEEGNNIKLGWNLLSKTWLKDVQNLEWRNCLPKIISSGNLFGTVSSSISKRLDLPRNLKVFAGTTDSNAAVLAVNPSSTDGVTVLGSTLVIKRFVNGPIRSHGITNHLVGGQWLSGGASNTGAAVLRRFFSDEDLIELSRQINPEIDSGLKLMPLMIKGERFPVNDPDLEPILGPRPTSDSLYLHGLLESIARIEAQGWNKFEKLGIKAPQRIITIGGGARNPQWRRIRERIIGIPILSSKKQPAEGVALLAMQSIHKSL
- a CDS encoding nucleotide sugar dehydrogenase, translated to MSGSKSPATIKNICCIGAGYVGGPTMAVIADRCPSIQVKVVDINQSRINAWNSSDLTKLPVYEPGLDLVINRARHRNLHFSIEVEKAISEADMVFISVNTPTKTKGLGAGKASDLKWVEACARQVANFAKGHTIVVEKSTLPVRTAEVIKTILEAAQSSLDRDLNSPTFEVLSNPEFLAEGSAIHDLEEPDRVLIGGENSQAINSLAWIYQHWVPEEKILRTNVWSSELAKLTANAFLAQRISSINSIGALCEATGADVREVARAIGTDSRIGSKFLDAGPGFGGSCFKKDILNLVYLSRYFGLPEVADFWEGVVDLNTWHQHRISRLVVKKLFGTLSGKRVAMLGFAFKANTNDTRESSAINIAKDLLDEGAQLSIHDPKVDPKQIAVDLDLPESKSFVSKEFGSNEKLGEGIWCFAKDIADACSFADAVLILTEWHQYSQIDWVEISKKMRNPAWVFDARSIVDSEKVFDAGLQFWRVGDGSERISN
- the metK gene encoding methionine adenosyltransferase; its protein translation is MSQFVFTSESVTEGHPDKICDQISDAVLDALLTQDPHSRVACEAVVNTGLCLITGEVTSTAEVDFINLVRSVIKEIGYKDAQAGGFDANSCAVLVALDKQSPDIAKGVDTAEDHTDDPFDKIGAGDQGIMFGYACNETPELMPLPISLAHRLARQLAKIRHQGTLKYLLPDGKTQVSVIYENNEPIAIDTIVISTQHTSEIDDLSSEADIRERITKDLWEYVVKPATSDLKLQPNQEKTRFLVNPTGKFVVGGPQGDAGLTGRKIIVDTYGGYARHGGGAFSGKDPTKVDRSAAYAARFVAKSIVAAKLAKRVEVQLSYAIGVANPVSILVEAYGSGKMSNQELTKVVKKHFDLRPGAIIEQFNLKNLPSKRSGRFYRDTAAYGHFGRPDLNLPWEKVDEKAKELIALHN
- a CDS encoding BCD family MFS transporter gives rise to the protein MRSFNNKELILKNSNQLTPLGLARLSLFQGCLGCLAVIFAGMLNRIMISELAFPAILVGGGLAFEQLVAPSRVLFGNLSDNWPIRERKRTPYIYLGSAAFCILAVLSIPIIFITEEALASGSFIAIASSAIGLCTLFALYGLAISMATTPYLALVIDLTTEKERPKVVGIIWCMLTIGIVVGAIAISITTKGLDGITDPLLLQPTLQKFMLRVSLIIFTISIFSCLGIEPKSNKFKSKERKQRQEIGLKPAWNLIRSSNQIFIFFSFLILYTLGLFLQDPILESFGAEVFNLPISKTTLLNAYWGIGTLIGLLIAGLWITPRIGKFKAAKIGCWMITTSLILIIISGYTKDENLLFGVLLIFGLAAGIATNSALSLMLDLTLPEVAGTFVGVWGLAQALSRAMGKLLGGGLLDIGRVISGPNNPLLAFSFVFSLEIIITIIAVLILNNVSVNKFKQETSAKMEDILMAELDN
- a CDS encoding HAD family hydrolase, which gives rise to MPQLCLRGKFIGSVKAILFDKDGTLVDSEKRLIALSQLRVKEAINVYKKISNSASAISKLKQFLYSAYGFSPQGIKANGSMAIASRSDNLISTATVFSILGESWPKSLLLANQVFLAVDNILDSSSKPSHASQLLPGAEKLLQSLKSSGIYLGLISNDTKEGISKFLRINNLEEVFDSFWSAEHYPPKPSPDAAIGLCKTLEAKSSECALIGDADSDLLMARKSNIKIVLGYTAGWTSQPLLYEHDHLIHHWDELNIQ